In Vulpes lagopus strain Blue_001 chromosome 1, ASM1834538v1, whole genome shotgun sequence, a genomic segment contains:
- the LOC121473620 gene encoding 60S ribosomal protein L17-like — protein MVRYLLDPKNPTKSCKLRGPNLRVHFKKNTRETAQAIKGMHIRKATKHLKDVTLQKQRVPFRRYNGGVGRCAQAKQWGWIQGRWPKKSAEFLLHMFKNAESNAELKGFDVDSLVIEHIQVNKAPKMPRRTCRAHGRINPHMSSPCHIERILTEKEQIVPKPEEEVAQKKKISQEKQKKQKLTAPGVNSAQNKKKRFSLLPACVIMSHPTAADDKSAASRILHM, from the coding sequence ATGGTTCGCTACTTGCTGGACccaaaaaaccctacaaaatcatgcaAGTTGAGAGGTCCAAATCTTCGTGTTCACTTTAAGAAGAACACACGTGAAactgcccaggccatcaagggtatgcaTATTCGAAAAGCCACCAAGCatctgaaagatgtcactttACAGAAGCAGCGTGTGCCATTCCGTCGCTACAACGGTGGAGTTGGTAGGTGTGCGCAGgccaaacagtggggctggaTACAGGGTCGGTGGCCCAAaaagagtgctgaatttttactgcacatgtttaaaaatgcagagagtaatgctgaacttaagggttttgatgtagattctctggtcattgagcacatccaggtgaacAAAGCCCCCAAGATGCCACGTAGAACCTGCAGGGCTCACGGCCGGATTAACCCACACatgagctctccctgccacatcGAGAggattcttactgaaaaagagcagattgttcctaaaccagaagaggaggttgcacagaagaaaaagatatcccaggagaaacagaagaaacaaaaacttacgGCCCCGGGAGTAAATTCtgcacagaataaaaaaaaaagattcagcctcctgcctgcctgtgtcATTATGTCACATCCAACAGCAGCTGATGACAAGTCTGCAGCGAGCCGAATTCTGCATATGTAA